The archaeon CG10_big_fil_rev_8_21_14_0_10_43_11 DNA segment TGTTGCTCGCCCGCGTTTTGTTCCAGGACCGCTTCGTCGGCCTTTCTTTTTTTGCGTGTTTTTGATTTTGATTCGTCCTCGCGAGGTTCCTTTTACGGTTGCGCAACTAATAAGACCTTTAACAATGAGTCGCTTCACGTCTTCACGCGTGATTGCTTGTTTGAGCTCTTCAGCGTGTTCTTTGTTATCACTGATTTTAATGCGATTCCTGCCAACGTCAAGAATCTCGGCTGCCATTCGTTTTTGAGCGCTTAAATCAGTCATTTAGTTACACACCCTGAAGTCCTTTTGTTTTTTCTTTTTGAAAGTCCTGTTGTTTTACATGTTTTTGCTTAGGAGCTTTCTTTTTGCTTCCTTCCATCATTTCAAGCTTTTTGATATCGTCTTTTTTCTCTTCTTTTTTCGTGTCTGCGCCTTCTTTTGCTTTCTTTTCTTCTTTTTCTTCTTTGCGCTTTTGCTTTTGTGCACGTGCTTTTACAAACGCGCTTCTTTTATCTTTACGGGCTTTGAGCGTTTCTTCAAGCGTTTTGAGGAAGTCTTGAGCCTTAAAATTGAGGATGCGGATTTTTTTCTCCACTGCTCTGCGCGCAATTACTTCTTTTGAGCGAAGACCCAGCTTTGAGGAGAGACGAACCACTACATCGCCGTCCACGCGTTCAAACTCGCCAATTGAGTTCACATACACTTCGGGTTTTCCGCATGCATGCAGTCCGCGCACGCTCTTAGGGCTTGCATAGCCAACTTTTGGTGAGAATTTCTTTCCCCTTTTTCCAACGCGCTGGCCTCGGCCGTACCCGTCTGATTTTTTGTAGCCATTTCGTGAGAGTCGTTTTCTCTTGTGGCTTTCTTGGTGCGTGAAAACGGGTTTTCTTCGTTTCATTACGCGTCTAATTCTCAAACTCATAGCACTCTACCTGCCTTAACGGTTATGTAAATACCATCTTGAAAGCGTCTGCGATCATGAAGCGTAAGACGAGTTGATTGTTCAATGTTTGCTGCTGTTTGTCCTGCTGCTTCCTTATCAGGAGAGCGTACGGTGATGATATTTCCTTGAATAGCAACGTCAACTCCCTCAAACACCGTTGCTTTGCGGGGTTTTCGCTCTCCAAGGAAGTTTTTGACAATGATTTCATTTCCTTGTTTTGAAACGTCCATTGGAAAGTGTGAACTGCAAATCTTAAGCGTGTACGTGTAGGGTTCTTGCACGCCAGCAATAACGTTTTTCGCGTGAGATTTGAAGGTTTTGAGAATTTTTTTGTGGTTTCGCGTTTCTTTTTTTGTTTCAAAAACAAGAACGTTTTCAACCTGTGTGATAGTAAGAAGTGGGTGGCGCATCGGTCGTGAGAGAGTCATGCCTGCTTTTTTCGCGGTCAGGATGTGGTTTTCGAGTTGCACGTCTACTCCTTGAGGAATAGATAATTCGTCTTTCATAGTTAATACACGTATGCAAGCAACTTGCCCCCTAATTTTTTTGACTTTGCTTCCTGATGGCTCAACACCCCTTTTGGCGTGGTAAGAATAAGCGAGCCAAAATTTCGTGCAGGAAGAAATCGTTTCTCATATTTTTCAAAATCAGCGACTTTAACGCTAAATTCCGGCCTAATAGCGTGGCACTTGTTGATTTTCCCAAGTAAATGTACGTTCACGATTTTTCCGCGCTGGCTTTCAATAATTTCAAACTCGCCGATGTAGTTGAGGTCTTTGAGCTTTTTGAGCACGTCAATAATAAGATTTGAAACAGGAATAAGAGTACACTCCTTTCTACCAAGTTCTTCGTACATTGTGAGCTGATTGAGTGCATCACTCATAAGGGTCATTCTTGACATGGTAGTTTTTGTTCACCCGTATTTTTTGAATCCAAGTTCTGGTGCGAGTTCTCTAAAGCATTGACGACACACGTTTAAACCGTATTTACGGTTGTGCGCGCCATAACGCCAGCACACGCGGCAGCGTCGTGAACCCTTGCCAAACTTTGGTTGTTTTGGTTTGTTGTGTTTGAGGAAGCGTGTTTTCTTTGCTTTGTTGTTTTTCAATTGTTTAAGGATTTTTGTCCACGAACCTGATGTCATACAATATTCACCTCAAACGCGGTCTTTACGAAATCAATTGCTTCCTCTTTTTTAATCTTATGTGCTGTGCCAACGTTTGCGTTTGCTATTTTTCGTTCTTTTATGCGGTAGCCTCTTCGCTTGAGCGTGACGCACACGTCAAGACCGAAAATACCGACTTCAGGGTCATAGCGAACATCAGGAATATCAATATAGCTTCGAATGCCAAAAGCAACGTTTCCCTCACGGTCAAACTGTCTCTCGCGCAGTTTCTTGTCATTTGCTTCAAACAATCGCTTGAGTAGCGCAACTGCTTTTGCTCCGCGCACCGTCACTTTTGCGCCAATAGGAAGACCGGGTCGAACGTTCCAGGTTGGAATTCTCTTTTTTCCATACGTTTTGACTGCTTTTTGGTTTGCAATGCGGTCGAGAATAGTAACTGCATGGTTAACTCTATCTCCTGCTTCTCCAACACCAATGTTGAGTGTCACTTTTTCTACGAGCACGTCTTTCATCGTATGGTTATTACTGCCTTGTCAGTTCCAAGCACAAAGCCATAATCCTCCAATGTTTCAAATTGTGATTTCTTTTCAGAGAGTACGATTCGGTCTTGTTGCGGTCCTTTGAACCGTTGAAAATCGCTCATTTTTGCAAGCTCGCCTATGTGAGAACCGCCAGTTACAAAGAGAAGCGCTCCTTTTTCGAGTTTAACGTGTTTGAGGATGTTCTTTTCTGGAAGCGAGATGAGAAGTGAATCGCCAGTTTGTGCAACAGTTTTTCCTGCCAAAATGTTTGTTCCATCATTGCAATTGAGTTGCAATTTTTTTCCAGGAAGCATTTTCTTTCCAATGACGCGCACAAGCTTCTTGTCTGTTTCATCGCTTTTAATAGGAACAAGGGTGAAAATTCCTTTTTCAGTAAGCGAGAGCCGCCATGCTTGTTTTTCATCAACAAGCTCAACAACGTCAAAAAGGTTGACTGCCGTGCTTGTGTCAGCGATTTTTTTCTTATTTACAACAACTTTGCCAAGATGGAGCAAGCGTTTGACGTCTTTTTTGTTTTCACAAATGCCAAGCACGTCGCGCAAAATAATCGTGATAGGTATGCTTAATTGTGGATTGCTGCCTTTAAGTGAGATTATCCACTTTCCGTGTTTTCGTTTAATAGGCCACGTTTTTGGCGCGGTCAATCGTTTTGTTTTCATTTTTTACTCGCCTTTGCAAATCGTTTTGAATCACTTGTGACTGAGGTTATCATAAGGTTTGAAGGGTGTATGGGTCGTTGCACGGGAGTGCCGTCTTTTTTTGCAATTGACACTTTTTCAATGTAGACTCGTTGTTTTCGCGTGTCAACGCGCTCAACTTTTCCTTTTTTCCCGCTAAACTCGCCGCGCATGACTTGGACGGTGTCGCCAACGCGAACAGGCGCGCTGCGCGTGTTGTATTTTTTTGCAAGTTCTTTTGCAAGGTGCGCTCCCATAAGCTTTCTTCGCACGTGATTTGGAGCATTAAAACGGTACTTGCGCTGTTTTGATGCTTTCTTGCTTGCGTTCCAAAACCTGCTCCATATGTTCATAGTAATTATCACACTACAATACTGCATATTTTACCCAGCGTAGGGTATCGTTGCACAACTTCCCGTGCAACAGCGCCTTTGATGCGGCTTCCTTTTGGGCTGCCCACCATGTCAGTAACGAGGACTGCTGCGTTGTCTTCAAAACAAACACGCGTGCCGTCAGGGCGCTGGAATTCTTTGCGTTGGCGGATAACAACCGCGTTTACTACGGTTTTGCGAATTTCAGGTTTTCCTGCTTTCACGCTTGCAACAACAATGTCACCAACACCTGCAGCGGCGATTCTTCGCTTTACTCCGCCGTATTTTTTGACGCCAATGACTTTAATGATTTTTGCTCCGCTGTTATCAACCACTTTAATTTCTGCGCCAATAGGAAGCGGTCTTCCCACTGTTGAGGGAATTGGTCTCATGCTCGTTTCACCTCAATTACGCAAAACGTTTTGGTTTTTGAGAGCTTTCGTGTTTCCATAACCTTCACTTCTTCGCCTTGTTTTGCACTAATGCAGGGCGGGTTGTGCGCGGTTACGCGGGATTTTTCTTTTCTGTATCGCTCATATTTTGGCACGTATACGCGTCGCTCCCATTCTACTTTAACGGTTTTGTGCATTTTGTCTGAAGTGACCGTACCGCTAAAGATTTTTCCGCGAACGCTTAGTGAACCATGAAATGGGCATTTTGGGTCGTCACACGTGTCTTTTGGTGGAACTACTTTGATGCCAATGTTTTTTGGTTGCGGTATTGTTTTTGTTACCATCGTGTTTTCCTGATTGTTTTTTTGATGCGCTCTTCGGGTCGTGCAAGGAGTAAAATCCCGTCTACGAGCACGTTTTGTCCGTCTTTGAGCGTGAACTTGAAACTTGTTTGGGCTTTATATACCTTTTTCTCTGTGCTGTTTTGCGCGATTACGAGCATGTTTTTTGTTTCGTCAACTACGCGCCCTTTAAGCCCGATTTGGTCTTTGTTCTTGCTTGCTACTACTTCAACGTGAAGCCCGATGAGCTCATCTTTGAGCACGTTTTCGATTGTGTTCATGTGATTTTAGAGGACGTCTATGCTTTCTTCGGGAAAACCAAGCGCCACGAGTACGGGCTGAATCTTGTCCCGGTGGTTTCCTTGCAATTCCACGATGCCGTTTTTGAACGTGCCTCCGCACGCGAGTTTGTTTTTGAGTTGTTTTGCCACGCTTTTGACGTCAATGCTTTTTTCATCAAATCCTTCAACAAGGGTGTAATCTTTTCTGTAGCGGCGTTTTTCAACTCGAACGCGTATTTTTTGCTGCTCTTTTGCAAGGCTTTCACATACGCACAAATCCTCGGGAAAGCCGCAGTTTGAGCAAATTTTACTCATTCTCTAGTTTGAGCCTCCATTGTTAATAGTTAGTAAGCGCGCAATATCCTTTCTCACATGTTTTATGCGTGATGGATTGTCAGGAGTGAGTCCTGAGCGCACTTGTGAACGTAATCGCATGAGTTCTTTTTGCAGCTCAAAAAGGAGTTCTGCGCGTTTTTTCTCCTCCATGTTTCGAATGTCTTTTGCTTTCATGCTGTTTTTTCCTCATTTTTTTTCGTGTTTTTAGCAACAGGGGTTTCTTGCTTTTTTTCAGCCTTTTTTGCGGGTTTTTCTTTGTTTATGCTTTGTGTTTGCTTTTTTTCCTGCATGCCGGGTGTTGCTTCTTTTTTCTCTTCAGCGTCTTTTTTTGTTTGAGCAGTTTTTTCTTCTTTTATTTCTTTTTTTGGCTGCACTGTGCTTAAGTCTTGTTTTTTGATATCGTAAATCGTGATTTCATCAGGCATGCGAACGTCAGCGCGTAGAATGCGAACAGTTACGCCAACAATACCTGGCCTGAGTTTTGCAGTTGTGAATCCTTCATCAACATCATAGTCTGACACGTAGCCGGTTTTTGGCAGATATCCTGCTCTAAATGGCCATGTTGTTGCGCGTTTTCCCGGCACT contains these protein-coding regions:
- a CDS encoding 50S ribosomal protein L19e, yielding MTDLSAQKRMAAEILDVGRNRIKISDNKEHAEELKQAITREDVKRLIVKGLISCATVKGTSRGRIKIKNTQKKKGRRSGPGTKRGRATSRTPKKRAWIIKARAQRDLLKTLKGNKKVTNKTFTKMYSLVKGGFFRSRAHIKTYLGDNDLFVKQKK
- a CDS encoding 30S ribosomal protein S14; its protein translation is MTSGSWTKILKQLKNNKAKKTRFLKHNKPKQPKFGKGSRRCRVCWRYGAHNRKYGLNVCRQCFRELAPELGFKKYG
- the rpl6p gene encoding 50S ribosomal protein L6; translated protein: MKDELSIPQGVDVQLENHILTAKKAGMTLSRPMRHPLLTITQVENVLVFETKKETRNHKKILKTFKSHAKNVIAGVQEPYTYTLKICSSHFPMDVSKQGNEIIVKNFLGERKPRKATVFEGVDVAIQGNIITVRSPDKEAAGQTAANIEQSTRLTLHDRRRFQDGIYITVKAGRVL
- a CDS encoding stress response translation initiation inhibitor YciH (in yeast this protein is involved in start site selection during the initiation of translation); this encodes MSKICSNCGFPEDLCVCESLAKEQQKIRVRVEKRRYRKDYTLVEGFDEKSIDVKSVAKQLKNKLACGGTFKNGIVELQGNHRDKIQPVLVALGFPEESIDVL
- a CDS encoding 30S ribosomal protein S3, yielding MIERKFISEKVREVKIKQYLKETFSKSAYSHTELQKTPLGMRVVIYTSKPGLVVGAGGANIKAVNIVLQKRFNLENPQVDVEEVKQPSLDAQIMSERLAFQLTRWGVQRFKKIGYSAQEEIMRAGAKGVEILVSGKVPGKRATTWPFRAGYLPKTGYVSDYDVDEGFTTAKLRPGIVGVTVRILRADVRMPDEITIYDIKKQDLSTVQPKKEIKEEKTAQTKKDAEEKKEATPGMQEKKQTQSINKEKPAKKAEKKQETPVAKNTKKNEEKTA
- a CDS encoding 30S ribosomal protein S17, which produces MVTKTIPQPKNIGIKVVPPKDTCDDPKCPFHGSLSVRGKIFSGTVTSDKMHKTVKVEWERRVYVPKYERYRKEKSRVTAHNPPCISAKQGEEVKVMETRKLSKTKTFCVIEVKRA
- a CDS encoding 50S ribosomal protein L5 encodes the protein MKDVLVEKVTLNIGVGEAGDRVNHAVTILDRIANQKAVKTYGKKRIPTWNVRPGLPIGAKVTVRGAKAVALLKRLFEANDKKLRERQFDREGNVAFGIRSYIDIPDVRYDPEVGIFGLDVCVTLKRRGYRIKERKIANANVGTAHKIKKEEAIDFVKTAFEVNIV
- a CDS encoding 30S ribosomal protein S4e (the function of this ribosomal subunit is unknown) — protein: MKTKRLTAPKTWPIKRKHGKWIISLKGSNPQLSIPITIILRDVLGICENKKDVKRLLHLGKVVVNKKKIADTSTAVNLFDVVELVDEKQAWRLSLTEKGIFTLVPIKSDETDKKLVRVIGKKMLPGKKLQLNCNDGTNILAGKTVAQTGDSLLISLPEKNILKHVKLEKGALLFVTGGSHIGELAKMSDFQRFKGPQQDRIVLSEKKSQFETLEDYGFVLGTDKAVITIR
- a CDS encoding 50S ribosomal protein L14, which gives rise to MRPIPSTVGRPLPIGAEIKVVDNSGAKIIKVIGVKKYGGVKRRIAAAGVGDIVVASVKAGKPEIRKTVVNAVVIRQRKEFQRPDGTRVCFEDNAAVLVTDMVGSPKGSRIKGAVAREVVQRYPTLGKICSIVV
- a CDS encoding 50S ribosomal protein L24; translation: MNIWSRFWNASKKASKQRKYRFNAPNHVRRKLMGAHLAKELAKKYNTRSAPVRVGDTVQVMRGEFSGKKGKVERVDTRKQRVYIEKVSIAKKDGTPVQRPIHPSNLMITSVTSDSKRFAKASKK
- a CDS encoding 30S ribosomal protein S8, which encodes MSRMTLMSDALNQLTMYEELGRKECTLIPVSNLIIDVLKKLKDLNYIGEFEIIESQRGKIVNVHLLGKINKCHAIRPEFSVKVADFEKYEKRFLPARNFGSLILTTPKGVLSHQEAKSKKLGGKLLAYVY
- the rpmC gene encoding 50S ribosomal protein L29; translated protein: MKAKDIRNMEEKKRAELLFELQKELMRLRSQVRSGLTPDNPSRIKHVRKDIARLLTINNGGSN